The Fervidicoccus fontis Kam940 DNA window CATTAATGCAAATTTTTCCATAATAGAAATCTCTACCGCCTTGCAAAGCTGATCGCTAAGCTTAAATAAAAGGTAATTTCCTAAAGATACTTAAACATCTATTCACGCCTAGACAAACTGTTTTGATTTTCATATAAGTTTATAATGATCGGTATCAAACTATATCAAGCCCTATGAAGCTTGAATCCCATAAACAGTAGAGCTTTTAGTTATAATAAAAACATGGATCGGATAAATGAGGAGATGAGTTATGAATAAGGTCAAGCTGGTCGCCTTCGATGTAGACGGCGTCTTTTTAGAAAACAGAAACAGCTGGGATACCGTGAGCTCTTTTCTAGGTACCGAAAAAAATATACAGAATTATCAGCTTTTCATCAGCGGAAAAATTAGCTACTATGAGTGGATGTACTTAGATACGCTATCTTGGATAAGGGGCTCAAAAAAAGGCTATGTTAGCAAAGAGGATCTAGAGAGAGCTTTTCAAAGCATAAAGGTTAAAGTAGAAGTTGTAGATCTTGCTAAAAGGCTCAGGCAAAGTGGAAAAAAGATCGTACTTCTCAGCGGAGGAATAGATGTATTTGTCAGAAAGGTTGCCTTAATGATAGGAGAAGATGTTACTTGGTTTGCAAACATTCTAATTTTCGATTCAAATGGAAGGTTAGTCCCTGGCGGGATCCCTTTAGTGCCTGCCGGCAAAAAAGGAGAAATTCTCAGGAGGATCAGGGAAAAGCTGAATATTATTAAGAAAGAGACAGCTTTCATAGGAGACAGTGCTTGGGATAAGGAAGGGTTTACTGAATCTGGATTGAGCATTCTATACAACGGTATAAAAGAGGAGCTTTCTGAGATGAAGGTCTGTGCAGTAGCTGAAAATGTGGAAGAAGTTGAAAAAATAATTAATTTATATGAAGCAGGGGAAATTTTGTGCGAGGATTTCTAATTGTGTACTTTTAATTAAATAAAAAATAACAAAAACTTAGATCTTGGCTTATAAAATTCTGTGAAAAATAATTAAACCTTTAAGTATAAATTAAAAGTAGCGTTATGATGAATTAAATGTTGCTGAAAAGTGATGCAGGCCTGTGTTGCTGAGCGCTTTTTATTTCAAAGCCGGTTTTCTCTCTTTTTAAAACCAGCTCAATTTAATTAATAAGTATTCAGAAAATTTTATAAAAATGATGAGCTTGATCTAATTGGATGAGCGTAATGCGATGATGCTGTTATCCCCGTCTGATTTTAAAAAGATAGAAAGGTTTAAATCTGTGGGGAAATGATAATTTTTAACTACTCTTTTAGAAGATGATGACTGCCCTATCGAAGATGCCTAACGGCGATGATTCCTTGAATCCCGTCTGATAAAGCTTAATTTAAAGGATGAAAACATGCTCAGCTTCAGCATTAATTCAAGCGATGTTGATATGCTTGCCACCCTCATTATTTCATTTTTAGAAGGAGGTCTCTTAGGACTAGAAAGGTATAAAGTTGGAATGGAGAAGCAGGATAAAATTGAAAGTGAAGAGCTACCTGGAGTAAGGACATATGGACTAATGAGCATATTAGGAACTATACTTGCCTTGCTTAATTCTGACAAGATCTCCGTAAGCCCTTTTGCAAATGAGGTTTTAACCGTTTCTGGCGCTATTTTCGTCACGATCTTGATGGTATCTTACATATACTTCAGGCTCTACAGACTGAAAATAGCGGGATTGACTTCATATTTCGTCTTCTTCCTAACATTCATCATAGGATTTCTCACTGGCTATGGATACTATATTCTTTCTATGAGCTTAACCTTTCTCATAGCAGGAATTTTGGCGTTTAAGAGAGCAATAACCGCCTCTCTGGAAAAGCTTTCGTATGATGAACTCACTGCGGGTCTTGAGCTTGGGATGATTATCTTCATACTTGGTCCTTTCGTTTATGCGACAAACTATGAAATTTATGGTCTAAACCTTCAAGGAGTGTACATTTTCTTTACGCTTATTTTAGCAATCTCTTACATAAGCTATATGGCTTATAAGCTTAAAGGAGAGAAGAGCCTTCTTGCCGTTTCACTACTTGGTGGACTTATCAATAGTGAAGCAACGCTAATGAATATATTAAAAATTGGGGTAAAAGGAAAAAAATTGGCAAAGCTTTCGTCTATTAATAACAGCGGAATGGTGATAAGGACTGCTCTCACAGTATTAATAGGTGCGTATCCATTCCTCATTTCTGATGGATACGAAATATTTGCAAGATACATAATCTCAGGTGTATTACTCTCAATTATGATTCTATACTTAACATATACTCTTTCTGGAAGGGAAAAGAAAGCTGAGGAAAATGGGGAAAAAGTACTGTATCTTGCAAGCCCGTTGGAAGTAAAAATTGCAACGAGAGGAGTCATTCTTTATATCTTAATTTTCGTTTTGGTTAAGGTATCAAACTACTATCTTGGAAGCTATGCCCTCTTTATAACATCATTCATAGGCGGCTTTGCAAGCTCCATCGCTACAGTTCTTTCTCTGCTTTCTCTAGGTTCTACTGTATCAATAAAAATAATATCGAGCGCGTCTCTATTATCAATGGGCGCAGCAATGCTGAATAAAATAATTTACGCAAAAATAACCACCGATGATAAAGATGCCCTTAAAGAGGTCCTGGTTTCATCTATACCGTCTGGCATAGCTCTTATAATCCTCTCACTCATATTCATCTATTTTTAATTGCTTCTATCTTTGAGCAGTGTTTTTTATATGAGGAATCCTTAAGAATTCCTTCTCCTGTTTTCTTAATAGAATCGAAAACGCTTTTTTGATAGAACCGGATAAGTCAGCATTACAGCAAGAAATAAGTTTAAAATAGGATATAATTTAACATTATTTAGAAAATTTAATGGTGCTATGTATGAGTGAACAGCTAGCAGAAACGATAATTGTAAGTAATAAGGACGTAAGTGAATATGCGCTGAGAGTAATTGTGGCTTTGAGAAACATCACTGAGAATGAAGTAGTTGTAATTAAAGGAAGAGGGGACTTTATCGAAAAAGCAATTGATGTCTATAACGAAGTTAAGGCGAGGATGGGGGATTCTATAAAGCTTGTGTCAGTAAATATTGGAACTGAAAAAGCAGGGAGAAGGTACTTCCCTACAATTGAGATAAAACTAACATATTCAGCATAACCTTCTGTACTACTAGCCTTTATATAAGAGCTTCATCCATGATCTTTACCGGTGTTTCTGCTGCTAATTCCACTTCTGAGATCAACCCAAGTCTTGTCAAAGCATCATACAATTTAGCCAGCAGTGCAAGATAGCTTTCCTTCCCCTCCTCTATAGCATCCATATCTTCTTCAAGCTTCCTTGTAGTCTCCTCGCTAACTAGCGAGCTGTAATTGCTACTCAAGTACTGATATACTTTTATTCCTGTATTCGTAGGTATGACAAAGTTCCTCTTTTTTGAAATTACCACATATCCGTGCCTCCTCAGGCTATCTAGGATCTTTGCATAAGTGCTGGGTCTTCCAATCTTTTTCTCTTTCATCAACTTTACTATTTCCCCTTGAGTATACAATGGAATAAGAGAGCCTCTATAGATCTCAACTTTACTAACGTCGACAGGGATCCTTCCCTCTTTTATATAGTCAGCAATTTGAGTTTGTTCATTAATATTATAAAGCAGGCCGTAAAAGCCTGTCTCTTTCTCCCTTAATATAAGTTCTTTCTCAAAAACCTCTTTTTCTCTATTATAGCTGATTGATAGATTCAGCTTTAATTTCTCAACCACCGATGGTCTTGATTGACTCGCAATGAACCTTCTGAATATTAAGTCATAGAGCTTAATGTGTGCCTCGGTGACATTAATGTAAGTTTTTAGTGTACCATCAACTATGCTTTTCTTTAGATCGCTAGCAGACAGCGCTTTGGTTGGCCTTATAGCTTCATGCGTCCCCTCGCTTCCCCAACTCCTTGGATAGAAGATTTCAGGCTTACCGATGCCCTTTGAAAGATACTCGCTTGCAATTTGAATTCCTTTATTAGAAACATGAGTGCTGTCCGTTCTGTGGTATGTAATGAGCCCCGCCTCGAAAAGATCCTGGGAAAGTTTCATTGTAAATTGCGCTCCGTAGCCATAAACCATATTCGCATCATGTAATAATTCATCAGTAGTATAAGGCGGAGGAGGAAGGAGTTGCTGCTCGTATATTTCATATGAATCTATTTTCAAGGATCCGCTCTTAATTATCGCATTCTTGAGATCTTCAGCTTCTTTTTTATCCTTCTTAAACAGCTTCACAGCGAATAAGTTGATGAGTGGAATTCTTACCCAATAGCCTCGTGCATTCTTCCATTCTTCATGTCTGGAAATGATCCATCCCAGAGTTGGCGTCTGCACTCTTCCTGCTCCAAGCCAGGGCTTTTGGAACTCCGACCAAAGCCTGCTTGAGAGAGGGAATCCGATCCACCTATCGGTTACTCTTCTCAATATCTGGGAGGAGACCTGACTTTCATCTATCTTTCTCGGATTTCTAATTGCCTCTAATATTGCCTCCCTCGTTACCTCGTGGAACTCTGCTCTTATGATTTTGCTGTTGTATGGCTTTATAGCCATCTCAACATCCCATGCTATCTTTTCTCCCTCAACATCGGGATCAGTGGCTATGTATATTTCCTCAGATTCCATAGCAATTTTTCTGAGAACATGAACGGTCTCCATTGAAGATTTTATTTTGAAGCTTTCACCGCAGTAAGGGCATTTGTTGTGCAAACTTACAAATGTCCTCCCGCAACTCAGGCATTTGCTTATGGGAGCGTATACAGGTATAAATTCTTCATTTACTTTTATTACGCCGTACGTTCCTATGTTGTTATCGCTGACCAAATCGAACAAGTGACCTTTTGTCGCAACAATCATTGCGAGGTACGTCTCAAGGGTCTCTTGGTCTACAATGGGTATTTCATACACAACTACTGATCCGAACCTTCTCTTTGCCGGCCTTCCGAAAAATCCAGCTATTGTCTTAGCTTTATGCGGAGATTCAACTACAAACATTATGGACTTTGCTGGTTTGAAGCTTTTTGATCCGTCTTTTCCCATTCTAGAAAGAATTAGCCTTTCTGATATCTCCTTGAGATTTATCGAGCTAAGCTCCTTTGGATCGAAGCTGTAAACATAGTTTCCTATTTTTTTCTTAAACACTTCCAGGTACTCCTTACTCTTTTCGAAAATTAGGCAAAAGCCAAGCGTCATTTTATCGTTCAGAAACCTGCTTGTCCTCCCGCTTGCCTGAATGTATGTTAAGGGGTCAGGATTTATATAATAGAGCGAACCATCTTCTCCTCTTTCTATTAATGAAGTGCCTAAGTTTAGAACTGCCCCCTTCTCTCTTGGAATAATGCTATCAAGCTTAATAGTAACTTCAGAAATGGTCTTAAGAATAACATCTGCAACTTCTCCGAGCCATCCACTGAGTTGCTTAGTTGTACCTTTCTGAAGCGCAATCCTCAATGCAAACTGCTCCCCTGGGTTTAGCTTATTAATCTTGCTCTGCAAATCTTCGAATCTAGCCTTGATGTTTTCGTCTTTATCAGAAATGTATATTAAAGCCTGCAAAAGCCTTCTTGGGCTGAATAGTGCTGAGTTTAACGGCATCTTATTCTTTGGAACGCCTACAAATATCGCATACTTAATGACCTCAGGTAGGTCGATCCCCCTGACTATGACGCCGTAATAGCTTGAAACGCCCACTAAGACTTGAACTTCCCCTCTAGCCAGCTTTTTAATAACGCTTTTACCAGCTGTGGCGAGCGATGTCTTTATTCCTTCATCTTCCAGCTCCTTTACCAGTTCTTTCGCCCTATTTACACCGAGGTCTTTTGAGACAAAAATTAAACCTCCGCTTCCTAAATTGTTCACTATTTCCTTAATTTTTTCAATTAGCTCTTTATCCTCCTTGTATAGGTAGAATGAGTCTATTATGTTCCTCATATAATCATGTATGCCACCTATTTCAAAGCCTAAAAGCTCCTTAAAAAGCTTTGGCTTCGATCCTGCCTGCCTTCCTGTAGCGCTTGCAACAGCAAGCTGTCCAATTTTCTTTTTCGCTTTTGCTTCTTCCAAAGACACCTCTAGCTCTTCGCACCCTTTTTTCAAATTTTCTGTTTTTTCCTTGTTATTTGTCCCAAGGTAAAAGAATAGCTCATTTCTACACTTAATTAGCCTCTCAGCTATTTTCACATCATCTTCGTCGAAGCCTATAAGGACTAAAACTTTCTCAATGTTCACGGAATTCTTTAGAAGAGAGTCTGCATCGTCTACTACTATCAAGTCGAACTTCAGTTTTTTCAATATATCATAGCGCCTTGAAAGAAAACTAGTTGTTGTTATAAGAACACCGAATTTACCTTCTTCTATCTTTTTTAATACTTCTTCCCTTTTCTTCTTACTAGCTCTACTTTGA harbors:
- a CDS encoding HAD-IB family phosphatase, with protein sequence MNKVKLVAFDVDGVFLENRNSWDTVSSFLGTEKNIQNYQLFISGKISYYEWMYLDTLSWIRGSKKGYVSKEDLERAFQSIKVKVEVVDLAKRLRQSGKKIVLLSGGIDVFVRKVALMIGEDVTWFANILIFDSNGRLVPGGIPLVPAGKKGEILRRIREKLNIIKKETAFIGDSAWDKEGFTESGLSILYNGIKEELSEMKVCAVAENVEEVEKIINLYEAGEILCEDF
- a CDS encoding MgtC/SapB family protein; the encoded protein is MLSFSINSSDVDMLATLIISFLEGGLLGLERYKVGMEKQDKIESEELPGVRTYGLMSILGTILALLNSDKISVSPFANEVLTVSGAIFVTILMVSYIYFRLYRLKIAGLTSYFVFFLTFIIGFLTGYGYYILSMSLTFLIAGILAFKRAITASLEKLSYDELTAGLELGMIIFILGPFVYATNYEIYGLNLQGVYIFFTLILAISYISYMAYKLKGEKSLLAVSLLGGLINSEATLMNILKIGVKGKKLAKLSSINNSGMVIRTALTVLIGAYPFLISDGYEIFARYIISGVLLSIMILYLTYTLSGREKKAEENGEKVLYLASPLEVKIATRGVILYILIFVLVKVSNYYLGSYALFITSFIGGFASSIATVLSLLSLGSTVSIKIISSASLLSMGAAMLNKIIYAKITTDDKDALKEVLVSSIPSGIALIILSLIFIYF
- the rgy gene encoding reverse gyrase, encoding MIKAVFQSLCPSCAGPISSYRLSLGVPCNSCLPSSKLDNMEDISKYPLEKKIRLISKSLSDNPQSAYHLMRDTFEELESFEKLFRESTGKNIWSLQKTWAHRLLLGESFAITAPTGVGKTTLLLHYAAYQLKKGEKVYILVPTESLLNQTEEKLKEICYKMGIDAEIVVYQSRASKKKREEVLKKIEEGKFGVLITTTSFLSRRYDILKKLKFDLIVVDDADSLLKNSVNIEKVLVLIGFDEDDVKIAERLIKCRNELFFYLGTNNKEKTENLKKGCEELEVSLEEAKAKKKIGQLAVASATGRQAGSKPKLFKELLGFEIGGIHDYMRNIIDSFYLYKEDKELIEKIKEIVNNLGSGGLIFVSKDLGVNRAKELVKELEDEGIKTSLATAGKSVIKKLARGEVQVLVGVSSYYGVIVRGIDLPEVIKYAIFVGVPKNKMPLNSALFSPRRLLQALIYISDKDENIKARFEDLQSKINKLNPGEQFALRIALQKGTTKQLSGWLGEVADVILKTISEVTIKLDSIIPREKGAVLNLGTSLIERGEDGSLYYINPDPLTYIQASGRTSRFLNDKMTLGFCLIFEKSKEYLEVFKKKIGNYVYSFDPKELSSINLKEISERLILSRMGKDGSKSFKPAKSIMFVVESPHKAKTIAGFFGRPAKRRFGSVVVYEIPIVDQETLETYLAMIVATKGHLFDLVSDNNIGTYGVIKVNEEFIPVYAPISKCLSCGRTFVSLHNKCPYCGESFKIKSSMETVHVLRKIAMESEEIYIATDPDVEGEKIAWDVEMAIKPYNSKIIRAEFHEVTREAILEAIRNPRKIDESQVSSQILRRVTDRWIGFPLSSRLWSEFQKPWLGAGRVQTPTLGWIISRHEEWKNARGYWVRIPLINLFAVKLFKKDKKEAEDLKNAIIKSGSLKIDSYEIYEQQLLPPPPYTTDELLHDANMVYGYGAQFTMKLSQDLFEAGLITYHRTDSTHVSNKGIQIASEYLSKGIGKPEIFYPRSWGSEGTHEAIRPTKALSASDLKKSIVDGTLKTYINVTEAHIKLYDLIFRRFIASQSRPSVVEKLKLNLSISYNREKEVFEKELILREKETGFYGLLYNINEQTQIADYIKEGRIPVDVSKVEIYRGSLIPLYTQGEIVKLMKEKKIGRPSTYAKILDSLRRHGYVVISKKRNFVIPTNTGIKVYQYLSSNYSSLVSEETTRKLEEDMDAIEEGKESYLALLAKLYDALTRLGLISEVELAAETPVKIMDEALI